From Campylobacter upsaliensis, the proteins below share one genomic window:
- a CDS encoding ribonucleoside-diphosphate reductase subunit alpha, with translation MKVIKRNGRTEELNVSKIKKCTMDAVKNLEGVSLSELELDAKIQFRDGITTEEIQKTLIKTAVDKIDIDCPNWTFVAARLFLFDLYKKVNGMNRYNHLREYFERGEKEGRILLGLKEKYDLDDLNAYIKPERDLQFTYLGIKTLYDRYLIKNSKAEPIELPQQMFMAIAMFLAQNEFDPQEWAKKFYDLISKFEMMLATPTLSNARTTRHQLSSCYIGSTADNIEGIFDSYQEMALLSKFGGGIGWDWSKVRAMGGSIDGHKNAAGGIIPFLKITNDIAVAVDQLGTRKGAIAVYIEPWHMDINDFIDLRKNSGEERRRAHELFPALWINDIFMKRIKANDKWTLFDPADTPDLCDLYGEAFEKRYEEYEKDDSIVKEIIDAKELWKKILLNYFETGLPFLCFKDNANRANPNSHTGIIRSSNLCTEIFQNTEPNYYQIKVIFENGEELHYDEEERVVIDGGYEKPAKKISTLDSINGQKVFIVEKFKNDGKTAVCNLASINLSKVHTKEDLARVVPIAIRMLDNVIDLNFYPHIKVKNTNLKSRAIGLGVMGEAQMLAENQIFWGSEEHFNKIDEIMECLSYEAILASSNLAIEKGSYPDFKGSKWSEGIFPIDVASEKAKTLTLRDGLFAQSSCDWDQLRQKVKNDGMRNGYLMAIAPTSSISILVGTTQTIEPVYKRKWFEQNLSGMIPVVVPNLNLETWQYYTPAYELDQKILVKAAAVRGKWIDQGQSLNIFLSLDKASGGYLNEIYTLAHELGVKSTYYLRSESPDSEKINVADRSIECEGCQ, from the coding sequence ATGAAAGTTATAAAAAGAAATGGTCGCACAGAAGAGCTTAATGTCTCTAAAATCAAAAAATGCACTATGGACGCGGTGAAAAATCTTGAAGGCGTCAGTTTAAGTGAGCTTGAGCTTGACGCAAAAATTCAGTTTCGTGATGGCATTACCACAGAGGAAATTCAAAAAACTCTCATTAAAACAGCGGTCGATAAAATCGACATTGATTGTCCCAACTGGACCTTTGTAGCGGCTAGGCTTTTTTTATTTGATTTATACAAAAAAGTCAATGGTATGAACCGCTATAATCATTTACGCGAGTATTTTGAAAGAGGTGAAAAAGAGGGGAGAATTTTACTAGGCTTAAAAGAAAAATACGACCTTGACGATTTAAACGCCTACATTAAACCAGAAAGAGATTTACAATTTACTTATCTTGGTATCAAAACTCTTTATGATAGATATTTGATAAAAAATTCTAAAGCCGAGCCGATAGAATTACCTCAACAAATGTTTATGGCTATTGCTATGTTTTTAGCACAAAATGAATTTGACCCTCAAGAATGGGCAAAGAAATTTTACGATCTCATCTCTAAATTTGAAATGATGTTAGCCACGCCAACCCTTTCAAACGCTAGAACAACGCGTCATCAACTAAGCTCTTGTTATATAGGAAGCACAGCGGATAATATTGAAGGCATTTTTGATAGCTATCAAGAAATGGCTTTGCTTTCTAAATTTGGTGGAGGCATAGGCTGGGACTGGTCTAAGGTGCGTGCTATGGGAGGAAGCATTGATGGGCATAAAAATGCTGCGGGAGGCATTATCCCCTTTCTTAAAATCACAAATGACATCGCTGTGGCGGTGGATCAGCTTGGCACAAGAAAAGGAGCTATCGCCGTTTATATCGAGCCTTGGCATATGGACATTAATGACTTTATCGATTTGCGTAAGAATTCAGGTGAGGAAAGGCGTAGAGCGCACGAGCTTTTCCCGGCACTTTGGATTAATGATATTTTTATGAAAAGAATTAAGGCAAATGATAAATGGACGCTTTTTGATCCTGCTGATACACCTGATTTATGCGATTTATATGGAGAAGCCTTTGAAAAGCGTTATGAAGAATATGAAAAAGATGACAGCATAGTAAAAGAAATTATTGACGCGAAAGAATTATGGAAAAAAATTCTTCTTAATTATTTCGAAACAGGATTGCCATTTTTATGCTTTAAAGACAATGCCAATAGAGCAAATCCAAATTCTCACACAGGCATCATAAGAAGTTCAAATTTATGCACAGAAATTTTCCAAAATACAGAGCCAAATTATTATCAAATCAAAGTTATTTTTGAAAATGGGGAAGAATTGCATTATGATGAGGAAGAGAGAGTTGTAATTGACGGCGGATACGAGAAGCCAGCTAAGAAAATTTCAACCTTAGATAGCATCAATGGACAAAAGGTTTTCATCGTAGAGAAATTTAAAAATGACGGAAAAACCGCCGTTTGTAATCTTGCTAGCATTAATCTTAGCAAGGTGCATACTAAGGAAGATTTAGCTAGGGTCGTGCCAATAGCAATTCGTATGCTTGATAATGTGATTGACCTTAATTTTTATCCGCACATTAAAGTCAAAAATACCAATTTAAAATCCCGTGCCATAGGGCTTGGAGTAATGGGCGAAGCACAAATGCTAGCAGAAAATCAAATTTTTTGGGGTAGCGAAGAGCATTTCAATAAAATCGATGAAATAATGGAATGTCTTAGCTATGAAGCCATTTTAGCAAGTTCAAATTTGGCTATTGAAAAAGGCTCTTATCCTGATTTTAAAGGCTCAAAATGGAGTGAGGGGATTTTCCCTATTGATGTGGCGAGTGAAAAGGCTAAGACTCTTACTTTAAGAGACGGACTTTTTGCACAAAGCTCTTGCGATTGGGATCAATTACGCCAAAAAGTCAAAAATGATGGTATGCGTAATGGCTACTTAATGGCGATAGCACCGACCTCAAGCATATCCATACTTGTAGGCACAACTCAAACTATAGAGCCTGTTTATAAACGCAAATGGTTCGAACAAAACTTAAGCGGTATGATCCCTGTTGTTGTCCCAAATTTAAATCTAGAAACTTGGCAATATTACACCCCAGCCTATGAGCTTGATCAAAAAATTCTTGTCAAAGCTGCCGCAGTGCGTGGCAAATGGATAGACCAAGGGCAAAGCCTCAATATCTTTTTATCTTTAGATAAGGCAAGCGGTGGGTATCTTAACGAAATTTATACTCTAGCGCACGAACTAGGGGTCAAATCGACCTATTATCTAAGAAGCGAAAGCCCAGATAGTGAAAAAATCAATGTTGCCGATAGAAGTATAGAATGTGAGGGCTGCCAGTAG
- the rpsS gene encoding 30S ribosomal protein S19 has protein sequence MARSLKKGPFVDDHVMKKVIAAKKTNDNKPIKTWSRRSTIIPDMIGLTFNVHNGKVFIPVYITENHIGYKLGEFAPTRTFKGHKGSVQKKIGK, from the coding sequence ATGGCTCGTTCACTCAAAAAAGGTCCTTTTGTAGATGACCATGTAATGAAAAAAGTCATCGCAGCAAAAAAGACTAATGACAATAAACCTATCAAAACTTGGTCGCGTAGAAGCACCATAATCCCTGATATGATAGGACTAACCTTTAATGTCCATAATGGCAAGGTTTTTATCCCTGTCTATATCACGGAAAATCACATAGGATATAAGCTTGGCGAATTTGCGCCAACACGAACTTTTAAGGGTCATAAAGGCTCTGTGCAAAAGAAAATTGGTAAGTAA
- the rpsC gene encoding 30S ribosomal protein S3 — MGQKVNPIGLRLGINRNWESRWFPAKANLVENIGEDYKIRAFLKRKLYYAGISQILVERTAKKLRVTVVAARPGIIIGKKGSDVDILKKELQDLIKKDVNINIKEERKAGSSAQLAAESVATQLEKRIAFRRAMKKVIQGAQKAGAKGIKVSVSGRLGGAEMARTEWYLEGRVPLHTLRAKIDYGFAEARTTYGNIGVKVWIFKGEVLQKGFQAEKNEDNAPAKKPRRTRRGK, encoded by the coding sequence ATGGGACAAAAAGTAAATCCAATTGGTCTAAGATTAGGAATTAATAGAAACTGGGAGTCAAGATGGTTTCCTGCCAAAGCAAATTTGGTAGAAAATATCGGTGAGGATTATAAAATAAGAGCTTTTTTAAAGAGAAAGCTTTATTATGCTGGAATTTCTCAAATTTTAGTAGAAAGAACGGCTAAAAAACTTCGCGTTACCGTTGTGGCTGCAAGACCGGGCATTATTATTGGTAAAAAAGGAAGTGATGTTGATATTTTGAAAAAAGAATTGCAAGATTTGATTAAAAAAGATGTCAATATTAACATTAAAGAAGAGAGAAAAGCGGGCTCTTCGGCTCAACTTGCTGCTGAAAGTGTAGCCACTCAACTTGAAAAAAGAATTGCTTTTAGAAGAGCGATGAAAAAAGTTATTCAAGGTGCACAAAAAGCTGGAGCGAAAGGGATTAAAGTTTCTGTTTCTGGTCGTTTGGGTGGAGCTGAAATGGCTAGGACAGAATGGTATCTTGAAGGGCGTGTTCCGCTTCATACTTTAAGAGCAAAGATTGATTATGGTTTTGCAGAAGCAAGAACAACTTATGGAAATATAGGCGTTAAAGTGTGGATTTTTAAAGGCGAAGTTTTACAAAAGGGCTTTCAAGCAGAAAAAAATGAAGACAATGCACCTGCGAAAAAGCCAAGACGCACAAGAAGGGGTAAATAA
- the rpsJ gene encoding 30S ribosomal protein S10, with protein MERIRLKLKAYDHRVLDRTVAAIVEAVKRTGADIRGPVPMPTKIKRYTVLKSPHINKDSREQFEIRIHARMLDIVAATPDTVDSLTKLDLAPEVSVEVRAMGK; from the coding sequence ATGGAAAGAATTAGGCTTAAGCTCAAGGCTTATGACCATCGAGTACTAGACAGAACAGTTGCAGCTATAGTAGAAGCTGTTAAAAGAACAGGTGCGGATATAAGAGGTCCTGTGCCTATGCCTACAAAGATTAAACGCTATACGGTGTTAAAATCTCCACATATCAACAAAGATTCTCGTGAGCAATTTGAGATAAGAATTCACGCGCGTATGCTTGATATAGTCGCAGCGACTCCAGATACGGTTGATTCTTTAACTAAGCTTGATTTAGCGCCAGAAGTAAGTGTCGAAGTTAGAGCTATGGGAAAATAA
- the rplD gene encoding 50S ribosomal protein L4, which translates to MSKVVVLNEKFEKSGELELPAKYAEVNPHNLYLYVKSYLASLRANTAHTKGRSDVSGGGKKPWRQKGRGGARAGSTRTNVWVGGAVAFGPKNEKNYFQKVNKKQKRLALERALADKAIKNTLFMTDSLNIESGKTKDANAVIKKLGVKDALIVKDLLDEKTLLAYRNLANCYVVDVTEVNAYLVSVFNAVIIEKSALESITKEG; encoded by the coding sequence ATGAGTAAGGTAGTTGTTTTAAACGAAAAGTTTGAAAAATCAGGTGAGCTTGAACTTCCTGCTAAATATGCTGAGGTAAATCCACATAATCTTTATTTGTATGTGAAATCTTATCTTGCAAGTTTAAGGGCAAATACCGCACATACTAAAGGTAGAAGTGATGTAAGCGGTGGAGGTAAAAAGCCTTGGAGACAAAAGGGTCGTGGTGGTGCAAGAGCTGGCTCTACGAGAACAAATGTTTGGGTAGGCGGTGCTGTGGCTTTTGGTCCTAAAAATGAAAAAAATTATTTTCAAAAGGTTAATAAAAAGCAAAAAAGACTAGCACTTGAAAGAGCTTTAGCCGATAAGGCGATTAAAAACACCCTTTTTATGACAGATTCTTTAAATATAGAAAGTGGTAAAACAAAAGACGCAAATGCGGTTATTAAGAAGCTTGGCGTAAAAGACGCACTTATTGTTAAAGATTTACTAGATGAAAAAACACTTCTTGCATATAGAAATTTAGCAAATTGCTATGTTGTTGATGTAACGGAAGTTAATGCTTATTTAGTATCTGTATTTAATGCTGTGATTATAGAAAAATCAGCGTTAGAATCAATTACAAAAGAGGGATGA
- the rplV gene encoding 50S ribosomal protein L22, producing MSKALIKFIRLSPTKARLIAREVQGMNAELAMASLKFMPNKGAKYIANAISSAVANGGFEANEVVVKSCRVDAGAVLKRFRPRARGSASRIRKPTSHIMVEVAKLEVKKEEKKTPAKVVKKTTSTKKATAKKES from the coding sequence ATGAGTAAAGCATTGATTAAATTCATAAGATTATCTCCTACTAAGGCAAGACTCATTGCAAGAGAAGTTCAGGGTATGAACGCTGAACTTGCTATGGCGAGTTTGAAATTTATGCCAAATAAGGGTGCTAAATATATTGCTAATGCTATATCAAGTGCTGTGGCAAATGGAGGCTTTGAGGCTAATGAGGTTGTGGTAAAAAGCTGCCGTGTTGATGCTGGTGCGGTTCTTAAGAGATTTCGTCCGCGTGCTAGAGGAAGTGCAAGTCGCATTAGAAAGCCTACTTCTCATATTATGGTTGAGGTAGCAAAGCTTGAAGTGAAAAAAGAGGAGAAAAAAACTCCAGCTAAAGTAGTGAAGAAAACTACAAGCACTAAAAAAGCAACAGCAAAAAAGGAAAGCTAA
- a CDS encoding DUF1796 family putative cysteine peptidase, with protein sequence MQNQINHFHNFKFPKIKTDFILSVGSHCRVAHHLRKNHLRNLASPLDWMINDKLEVVFELFKSDFRDFFLSCFIVDEKRKPMEVKDRLNGMISLHHFFSNEELEIQAQRINKQTRKRWIPIKDKILSSKNVVFVRSGDFDLKEASEFLQKIAKLFDKNVGGGGVTPSSMSVIMKS encoded by the coding sequence ATGCAAAATCAAATCAATCATTTTCACAATTTCAAATTTCCCAAAATAAAGACCGATTTTATCCTAAGTGTAGGGTCGCATTGTAGAGTGGCACATCATTTAAGGAAAAATCATCTAAGGAATTTAGCCTCTCCTTTAGACTGGATGATTAATGATAAATTAGAAGTCGTTTTTGAATTATTTAAAAGCGATTTTAGAGACTTTTTTCTCTCTTGTTTTATTGTTGATGAAAAAAGAAAGCCTATGGAGGTTAAAGATAGACTTAATGGTATGATTTCACTTCACCATTTTTTCTCAAATGAAGAGCTAGAAATTCAAGCTCAAAGAATAAATAAGCAGACAAGAAAACGCTGGATACCTATCAAAGATAAAATTCTCTCTTCTAAAAATGTTGTTTTTGTGCGTAGTGGAGATTTTGATTTAAAAGAAGCAAGTGAATTTTTGCAAAAAATTGCAAAATTATTTGATAAAAATGTGGGGGGGGGGGGGGTTACACCCTCATCAATGTCAGTCATAATGAAAAGCTAA
- the rplP gene encoding 50S ribosomal protein L16, translated as MLMPKRTKYRKMMKGRNRGYANRGTEFTFGEYALKATEAGRINSRQIEAARIALTRFVKRQGKTWIRVFPDKPLTKKPLETRMGKGKGSVEEWVMNIKPGRIIYEMAGVSEDMARQALTLAMHKLPFKTKFVTRESQNEIY; from the coding sequence ATGTTAATGCCAAAAAGAACAAAATATCGTAAAATGATGAAGGGTCGTAATAGAGGTTACGCAAATAGAGGAACGGAATTTACTTTTGGTGAATATGCTTTAAAAGCAACGGAGGCTGGGCGTATTAATTCTCGTCAAATAGAAGCGGCTCGTATTGCTTTAACGCGTTTTGTTAAAAGACAGGGTAAGACTTGGATTAGAGTTTTTCCTGATAAGCCTTTGACAAAAAAGCCTTTAGAAACGCGTATGGGTAAGGGTAAAGGTAGCGTTGAAGAATGGGTGATGAATATTAAGCCTGGTCGTATTATCTACGAAATGGCTGGCGTAAGCGAAGATATGGCTAGACAAGCACTAACTTTAGCTATGCATAAATTGCCATTTAAGACAAAGTTTGTTACAAGAGAGAGTCAAAATGAAATATACTGA
- the purB gene encoding adenylosuccinate lyase — MVERYSREIMAKKWDLNAKYDAWLKVELAAVKAWNKLGLINDEDCEKIQKNAKFDIARIDEIEKTTKHDVIAFLTSVSESLGEESRFVHYAMTSSDCIDTAVALQMKESLELILEDVELLLKALKKRANEHKNTLMVGRSHGIHGEPITFGLVVAIWYDEIKNAKELLLHAKETISYGKISGAMGNFAHAPLEFEEEICKNLGLKPAPISNQIIQRDRYAQVLSALAILAASCEQIAVAIRHFQRTEVYEAEEYFSEGQKGSSAMPHKRNPVLSENITGLCRVLRSFVTPALENVALWHERDISHSSVERFILPDAFITADFMLMRLTNLIEKLLVYPQNMMKNLNLTGGLVFSQRVLLELPFKGLSREEAYKIVQRNAMRVWKDLQEGKSALNEKNESLFLLALLDDEDLKAKLSEEDIRKCFDYAYYTKNIDSIFNRVFK, encoded by the coding sequence ATGGTTGAAAGATACAGCAGAGAGATTATGGCAAAAAAATGGGACTTAAATGCAAAATATGATGCTTGGCTTAAAGTCGAATTAGCCGCTGTAAAAGCGTGGAATAAACTTGGTCTCATCAATGATGAAGATTGCGAAAAAATTCAAAAAAATGCCAAATTTGACATTGCTAGAATTGATGAAATAGAAAAAACAACCAAACACGATGTAATCGCCTTTTTAACAAGTGTAAGTGAAAGTTTAGGCGAAGAAAGTCGCTTTGTGCATTATGCGATGACAAGCTCTGATTGTATCGATACGGCAGTAGCTTTACAAATGAAAGAAAGCCTAGAGCTTATCTTAGAAGATGTCGAGCTTTTACTAAAGGCTTTGAAAAAAAGAGCAAATGAGCATAAAAATACCTTGATGGTCGGCAGAAGCCACGGAATTCACGGAGAGCCTATTACCTTTGGGCTTGTTGTGGCGATTTGGTATGATGAGATTAAAAACGCTAAAGAGCTTTTACTTCACGCTAAAGAAACTATAAGCTATGGTAAAATAAGCGGTGCTATGGGGAATTTCGCTCACGCTCCACTAGAATTTGAAGAAGAAATTTGTAAAAATTTAGGCTTAAAACCAGCCCCCATTTCTAATCAAATCATACAAAGAGATCGCTACGCACAAGTGCTTTCAGCCCTTGCTATTTTAGCTGCAAGTTGTGAGCAAATCGCCGTTGCGATAAGACATTTTCAACGCACCGAAGTGTATGAAGCGGAGGAGTATTTTAGTGAGGGACAAAAAGGAAGCTCGGCTATGCCACACAAAAGAAATCCCGTGCTTAGTGAAAACATCACAGGACTTTGCAGAGTGTTACGCTCCTTTGTAACTCCAGCCCTTGAAAATGTGGCTCTTTGGCACGAAAGAGATATTAGCCACTCAAGTGTAGAAAGATTTATCCTTCCCGATGCTTTCATTACGGCGGATTTTATGCTAATGCGTCTTACAAATTTGATAGAAAAACTTCTTGTTTATCCTCAAAATATGATGAAAAATTTAAATCTTACTGGCGGACTTGTCTTTTCGCAACGCGTACTTTTAGAACTTCCTTTTAAGGGGTTAAGTCGTGAAGAAGCTTACAAAATCGTCCAAAGAAACGCTATGAGAGTATGGAAAGATTTACAAGAAGGCAAATCAGCACTAAATGAAAAAAACGAAAGCTTATTTTTACTCGCCTTACTTGACGATGAAGACTTAAAGGCTAAATTAAGCGAAGAAGATATACGCAAATGCTTTGATTATGCGTATTACACAAAAAATATTGATTCAATTTTTAATAGAGTATTTAAATAA
- a CDS encoding RluA family pseudouridine synthase, giving the protein MPYKKIKLEIPSNAEKKAFLFLMQSLKIPINEAQKLIDKKRLFCNGNLVKKKNEILQGVVELIVYENAPKGVKIVYENEEFAVLEKPSGVLSHPNGRHCAYSLCDEIWELWGMEACVVHRLDRETSGLILVAKTKNSQVEFKTMFEKREIQKEYLALTQGLIKEEFEVDLPMRLTQNYDDVKTRMQICEDGKRALSFFKRVRFYPDLNASLVLCKPFTGRQHQLRLHLFHSGHQILGEPLYGLKKEQIEQILDGKLSQDERIKLTGAKRLMLHSQRLYFTYKAKKFDISSKEKFWEDFKGLKCDFYPL; this is encoded by the coding sequence ATGCCTTATAAAAAAATTAAATTAGAAATTCCTTCAAATGCCGAAAAAAAGGCATTTTTATTTCTTATGCAAAGTTTAAAAATTCCCATAAATGAGGCTCAAAAACTCATCGATAAAAAAAGACTTTTTTGCAATGGAAATTTGGTAAAGAAAAAAAATGAAATTTTGCAGGGTGTGGTGGAATTAATCGTTTATGAAAATGCTCCAAAAGGCGTTAAAATCGTTTATGAAAATGAGGAATTTGCTGTGCTTGAAAAGCCAAGTGGAGTGTTGAGCCATCCAAATGGTCGTCATTGTGCGTATAGCTTGTGTGATGAAATTTGGGAGCTTTGGGGAATGGAGGCTTGTGTGGTCCATAGACTTGATAGGGAAACAAGCGGACTAATTTTAGTCGCTAAAACTAAAAATTCACAAGTGGAATTTAAGACTATGTTTGAAAAAAGAGAAATTCAAAAGGAGTATTTGGCTCTAACGCAAGGCTTGATAAAGGAGGAATTTGAGGTCGATTTGCCTATGCGTTTAACGCAAAATTATGATGATGTTAAAACAAGAATGCAAATTTGTGAAGATGGAAAAAGAGCTTTAAGTTTTTTTAAAAGAGTGCGATTTTACCCAGACTTAAATGCTAGTTTGGTGCTTTGTAAGCCCTTTACGGGTAGGCAACATCAGCTTCGTTTGCATCTTTTTCATAGCGGTCATCAAATTTTAGGTGAGCCTCTTTATGGTTTAAAAAAAGAACAAATCGAGCAAATTTTAGATGGAAAACTAAGCCAAGATGAAAGGATTAAACTTACAGGTGCAAAAAGATTAATGTTGCACTCTCAAAGATTGTATTTTACATACAAAGCAAAAAAATTTGATATAAGCTCAAAGGAAAAATTTTGGGAGGATTTTAAAGGGTTAAAATGTGATTTTTATCCTTTATAA
- a CDS encoding 50S ribosomal protein L23 encodes MADITDIKTILYTEKSLNLQELGVVVIQTSPKMTKTGLKAVLKEYFGVTPQSINSLKINGKVKRFRGRLGQRNDYKKFYVKLPEGVSLESAEA; translated from the coding sequence ATGGCAGATATTACGGATATAAAAACAATACTTTATACAGAAAAAAGCCTCAATTTACAGGAACTTGGTGTGGTTGTGATTCAAACCTCTCCTAAAATGACAAAAACAGGCTTAAAGGCTGTGTTAAAAGAATATTTTGGTGTAACGCCTCAAAGTATTAATTCTTTAAAGATAAATGGAAAAGTGAAGCGTTTTAGAGGGCGTTTGGGACAAAGAAACGACTATAAGAAATTCTATGTAAAGCTACCTGAGGGAGTTAGCTTAGAAAGTGCGGAGGCTTAA
- the rplC gene encoding 50S ribosomal protein L3: MEYIVEKIGMSRTVSNPSIAVTLLRVVGAKVCEVQEGGKALVAYSKGKANNKCIAGMQKKYNLSAEFNKFATLEVANTEAGDLDESPLNEAKILKVSFNSKGRGYSGVMKRHNFGGGPASHGSRFHRRHGSIGNREWPGRVQPGMKMAGHYGNTKVSVKNELVSYDAENKILVLKGAVPGFNGAMGRVRIAK, from the coding sequence ATGGAATATATCGTAGAGAAAATAGGAATGAGTAGAACCGTAAGTAATCCAAGCATAGCCGTAACCTTACTTAGAGTTGTAGGCGCTAAGGTTTGTGAAGTGCAAGAGGGCGGTAAGGCTTTGGTCGCTTATTCTAAAGGAAAAGCAAATAATAAGTGCATCGCTGGTATGCAGAAAAAATATAATTTATCGGCAGAATTTAATAAATTTGCCACTTTAGAGGTTGCAAATACAGAAGCTGGAGACTTAGATGAAAGCCCACTAAACGAAGCAAAAATTCTAAAAGTAAGCTTTAATTCCAAAGGTCGTGGTTATAGCGGTGTGATGAAAAGACATAATTTTGGCGGAGGACCTGCAAGCCACGGAAGTAGATTTCATAGAAGACACGGCTCTATCGGTAATAGAGAGTGGCCTGGTCGTGTGCAACCGGGTATGAAAATGGCTGGACATTATGGAAACACAAAAGTAAGCGTTAAAAACGAGCTTGTATCTTACGATGCGGAAAATAAAATTTTGGTCTTAAAAGGTGCAGTGCCGGGTTTTAATGGTGCTATGGGTAGAGTAAGGATTGCAAAATGA
- the rplB gene encoding 50S ribosomal protein L2 produces MAIKTYKPYTPSRRYITGVSSEDITAKPSVRSLLIKLPAHAGRNSYGRITSRHKEAGAKKLYRIIDFKRRKFGIEGRVEAIEYDPYRNCRIALISYKDGEKRYILQPRGLKVGDVIMAAESGLDIKPGNAMKLKNIPVGTIVHNVELKPGKGGQMIRSAGAYAQLMGKEEKYVILRLASGEMRQVLAECMASIGEVGNEEWANITIGKAGRNRHRGIRPQTRGSAMNPVDHPHGGGEGKKNSGRHPVTPWGKPTKGAKTRRKKASDKLIISRRKGK; encoded by the coding sequence ATGGCAATTAAAACTTATAAACCTTATACTCCAAGTAGAAGATACATTACTGGTGTAAGCTCAGAAGATATTACAGCAAAGCCTAGTGTGCGTTCTCTCCTTATCAAGCTTCCAGCACACGCAGGGCGTAATAGCTATGGTCGCATTACAAGTCGCCATAAAGAAGCTGGTGCAAAGAAGCTTTATAGAATTATCGATTTTAAACGCCGTAAATTTGGTATTGAAGGTCGAGTTGAGGCGATAGAATATGATCCATATAGAAATTGTCGTATTGCTTTGATTTCCTATAAAGATGGTGAGAAAAGATATATTTTACAGCCAAGAGGCTTAAAGGTCGGCGATGTGATTATGGCGGCAGAAAGTGGGCTTGATATTAAGCCGGGTAATGCAATGAAGCTTAAGAATATCCCTGTGGGAACTATCGTGCATAATGTCGAATTAAAACCGGGTAAAGGCGGTCAAATGATTCGTTCAGCTGGTGCTTATGCACAGCTTATGGGTAAGGAAGAAAAATATGTCATTTTAAGACTTGCAAGCGGTGAGATGAGACAGGTTTTAGCGGAATGTATGGCTAGCATAGGCGAAGTGGGCAATGAAGAATGGGCAAATATTACCATAGGTAAAGCAGGACGCAATCGCCATAGGGGAATTCGCCCTCAAACAAGAGGTTCGGCAATGAACCCAGTCGATCACCCACACGGCGGTGGTGAAGGTAAGAAAAATTCAGGTCGTCATCCTGTAACGCCTTGGGGCAAACCAACTAAAGGTGCGAAAACTCGTCGTAAAAAAGCTAGTGATAAATTAATCATTTCAAGAAGAAAAGGAAAATAA